The Streptomyces achromogenes DNA segment GGTCGAAGCGCCCGGGTGCTGCGCGACGACGCCCTGCGCATGAGTGTCCGTGAATTTGCCGCGTACCTGGGCGTGAGCGACCGTGCGGTATCGAAGTGGGAGGCAGGCGGGGAGAATTACCGTCCGCGCGCTGATTCGCAGGCAGCTCTCGATACCGCTCTCGTCCGCGCTTCGGACGAGGCCAAGGCACGGTTTGGCGAAGCTCTTGGACTGAACGGCGCCGGGCCACCGCCCGCAGCAGGCGGGATCGAAGTCGACTCCCACAAGTTTTTGCCCGTCTTCATCGGCGCCGAGCGCGCCCACGGGCTCCGCGCCGACATGACGCAGCGCGCCGAGGACGAGTGGCTGCAGTCTTCAGCAGCCCGGGTAGACCACCCGGAAGCCCAGGAGTGCACGCTTCACGTCTTCGCCTGCGGCGTCGCGGTGTTCCACCTCGTTCAGCCCCACACGCCCGCGTCGCTCACCGAACTTGCCGTGTGGCGTTACCGCTCCTACGCCACCGACCTACCCTGGGCCAGGGCGAAGATCCGCGATCTCCTTGGCGAGGACCACACGTGGGTACCTAGCCCCGAGTACGTCCTGTCCCTGTACTGGCTCACCGCGAGCCCGTGGACGGGCAGCGAGTACGACATCGCTCTGCGCCTGCTGTCTACCCCGTCCGTACTCGTGGACCGCGGCGCGGCCGGCGGCCCCGCGCCATTGGACGGCACGGTGGAAGAGACGCTCCTGACCACGGGCTTCGACCATCCGGACATCGTGTCCTTCGGCGTACGCGGTGTCTCCGCCGGCTACGCGGGATGGTCCGGCGTCGCCTACGCATCCATCGCGCCCGAGCGCAGCCTCACCGTGGACGAGCTGGTGGCCTGCGAGCTGACGGTCCAGGCCCTATGGTGCTTCACCCGGCAGATCCAGCAGATGATCGAGGAGGGCCAGGACCCCTCCATGCCCGAGCAGTACGGCTGGCGTTTCCTTCGCGCCGCGTCCTCCCGGCTCACCACGGCCCGCGCGCAGGAGACCGCTCAGCACGTCCTCATGCGGGAGGCCATCATGAAGACCAGCGGCCTCGCCGATCGCCTGAGTGCCGCGCAGGACGCCTTGCGCGAAAGCGTCGGCTGACAGCGAGCTAGGAGAGACACCGGATGGACATCGGCAACGCGGCACTGGTCGTGATCGACATGCAGAACGGCTTCGTGAACCGCCACAGTGTGCATGCCGTTCCCGCGATCGCCGGCCTGGTCACCAGGTGGGCCGCGACGGGCAGGCCGGTGCTCTTCACCCGCTACTTCAACTACCCCGACAGCCCCTACGAGCGGTTTTTCCACTGGCGCCGTCTCCAGGGGCCGCCCGAGACCGACATCGTGCCCGAACTCGCCGACCACGCCGTCGGCGCCCACGCCGTCCTCGACAAGACCGGCTACACCCTCTTCACACCAGAAGCCGCCGGGCTGATCCACCAGGCTGGCTGGACCGACCTGGTCTTCTGCGGAGTGGCCACCGAAAGCTGCGTCCTGAAGTCCGCCGCCGACGCCTTCGAGCACGGCTACGCGCCCTGGATCGTCACCGACGCCTGTGCCAGCGATGCCGGACCCGACGTCCACGACGCCGGCCTGACCGTGGCACGCCGCCTGATCAGTCCCGGGCAACTCGTCACCACCAACCAAGTGATGCAGCAACTCGCCTCGTACGACCCGGCCATGGTGCTGGAATAACTCCATGGCCGTCACACCCTCACGCACCGGAACACCCGTGCCCCCCGATACCGACGTGATCATCATTGGCGGAGGCCCGGCCGGCTGCGCGGCTGCCCGCATGGCCGCCAGCGTCGGCACCAGATCTGTGCTGATCGAGCCGGATGCCTTGTGCCGCAACCTCTACCGGATCCCTGCGCTCAACAATGTCCTGGGCGGATACGCCAGTGGCCCGGAACTGGCCGACTCCATCACGGCAGAACTGAAGAGCACCACGCTGTGCCGCATCGAACTGGGCCGACACGCCACCCGAATCCGTTCCGCTGACGACCACGTCACCGTCACCCTGGACACCGGAAAACAACTGGTCGCGCCCCACACCATCGTCGCCACCGGCGTCGGCCCCGTTCAACCAGAAGACGCCCCCTGGATCACAGCCCCCTCCGGCCT contains these protein-coding regions:
- a CDS encoding helix-turn-helix domain-containing protein, whose protein sequence is MLRDDALRMSVREFAAYLGVSDRAVSKWEAGGENYRPRADSQAALDTALVRASDEAKARFGEALGLNGAGPPPAAGGIEVDSHKFLPVFIGAERAHGLRADMTQRAEDEWLQSSAARVDHPEAQECTLHVFACGVAVFHLVQPHTPASLTELAVWRYRSYATDLPWARAKIRDLLGEDHTWVPSPEYVLSLYWLTASPWTGSEYDIALRLLSTPSVLVDRGAAGGPAPLDGTVEETLLTTGFDHPDIVSFGVRGVSAGYAGWSGVAYASIAPERSLTVDELVACELTVQALWCFTRQIQQMIEEGQDPSMPEQYGWRFLRAASSRLTTARAQETAQHVLMREAIMKTSGLADRLSAAQDALRESVG
- a CDS encoding isochorismatase family cysteine hydrolase, whose product is MDIGNAALVVIDMQNGFVNRHSVHAVPAIAGLVTRWAATGRPVLFTRYFNYPDSPYERFFHWRRLQGPPETDIVPELADHAVGAHAVLDKTGYTLFTPEAAGLIHQAGWTDLVFCGVATESCVLKSAADAFEHGYAPWIVTDACASDAGPDVHDAGLTVARRLISPGQLVTTNQVMQQLASYDPAMVLE